GACGGCTGCCCTGAAAAGCAGCCTGTCGGATCTGAGTGTCGATGTCCCCGATGTCGCCGGGGAGTTGGATGCGGCAAAGAAACAGACGACGCAGGGGATCGAAGACGCCAAAAAATCCTTTAAGGATTTGCTGGGCAAGTAAGGCTTTCCCCCATGGAGTACTATAAGAAACGGGCCTGTTGGTGCAGGCCCGTTTCTTATTTGTTTTTGGGGACGTTCTCGGCGGGCAGGTCGAATTCGGCCAGGATTCCGGAAAAACTGCGATCCATGGGAGCGGAACAGCGGTAGTTGAAACTGTCCATTTTCAGATAGGCCTTGCCTTTAGCCGGTTTGTATCGGATGCGCATGCGTCCCTCGGCGGTATTGGTTTCCGAGGACAGGTAGAACTGATGGAAGGGTTCGTTCCGACCGAGGGTGAACTGGGTGAGGATTTCGTCGTTGATGGTAAAACGAACATTGACCTGCTGTCCCTGGGTCATTTCCCACTCCAGATCAAAACAGCCGAATATTTTGTGCCCGGAGGTTTCACCGGCCGTGGCGGTAAAGGCGAAGACCCCGGTCATCAGCAGTGCGCAGAGGATGATTTTGATGTATGGCATGGTAACTCCTGTATCCGGTGAAAAAATTGTCCACCCGAAGAGGTAAGGCATCGCCGGTTATTTCGGGCGGTACCCTGGACCCTACAACAACTTATCACCGGCGTGTACAGCAAATTTGTAACGTGAGGCTCCGAATCGGGCAGTTTTCCGATTCGGAGTTTTTCAGGGGATCAAGGCCAGCAGGGGGTGGTGTCCGTTGGTTCGATCCTTGACGATCAGGTTGGTGACGGGCGCTTGCGAATGTTTGTGGAACAGCAGGTCGTGTCCCAGGCACAATCCCATGGAAATATTCAGTTGGGTGTCCGCTTCTGCCAGTCGCTGTGCCTGGCCGATGGGATTGCAGGCGATTCCGCGGCCGTTGGCAGTGACCGCCGCCGCCGGCAATTTGCAGACTTTGCAGTCGATCCGTGTAATCTCGAAACCTGCCTGTACCAGCATTTCCTCGAGGCGCATCCCGGCATCCTTGACGGCGACACAATGGGCGATCCCCAGTCGGGAATAACCGGCGGCGCGGGCGAAACGCACGATTTCCTCGATCCGGTTCAAGCCTTTGCCTTTGGCGGCGTCGGCAAGCGCCATCAGATGCAGATCGGATTCGTTGTAGCTGTCCAGGCAGCGTTGTTGTTCTTCGTCTAGAGCGGGTGTTTCCAAAGGTGCAGTGTGCATAAGCTTTCTCCGATTTTTGAAATATATCGGTGACGGTGAATGTTTCTCAAAGGTCACTCGCCATCGGAGTGAAAGCTTGCGCGATTATGAAAGGCCTGTCAAGGAGAAACCGGCACGGCGGATGGTGCCGGGGGGCGTCTGGCCCGGCCGTGTAGCGCCGGGCCGGGGCTCTGAAGGGCTGGCAGGGCGGCAGGCCGGTGCGGAGGTTTGGACGAAAAAACCCGGACAGGCAGGGATATGCCGCTCTCAGGTTTTCGGGGGGGAGAGTTGTTCAATGTAGCGATACAGCCATCCCCCCGCATAAAGGGTGACACCTACCACCAGTAGGCATCCGATGCGTACCGGCGGAGCGGCACCGGCAAGATCGTTGAACAAAACTTTGAGAGCGGAAAACGCAAACAGCAGCAAAGAGGAATGCCCCAGAATCCGGTCGCGCAAGGGTAACGCCAGGCCCAGGCAGACCAGGGCCAGCAGCCCCCAGGCCAGAGAGACGCCAAGACTGCTTTGCAGAATCTGCCAGGCCGCGGCCATGGCGGCGAAGTGGCCAAGATAAACCAGTACGCCACCCAAAACGCGCTCCATGCGGTGTTGTTTGCGCAGCAGCGCGTATCCGGCATACAGTTCCGCGGCATGCAGCAAAGGCAGGATTTGCAGGCCGCTGACATGTGCCGGCAGGTCGTTGCCGATGGTGCGGGAAAAATTGACCAGCCACATGAGCCCTATGGCGGCAAGCAAGGCCCAATCGGTAAAGAGGTTGCGCTTGCTTGTGACGAACCATACGGCAAGTGCAGGCAGTGCCAGCAGCGCCAGCCACGGACGCCAGTTTTGCGGCATCAATTCCAGATAGCCGGCATGAACCAGGGCCAGACTGCCGTAGCAGAACAGAATCAGGCGTCCGCCTGGTAATTCCCGTTTGAGCAGCAGGCGCGGCACCAGGTAGCAGATTCCGACCACTATGACGCTGGCAAGGGCTATCCAGGGTGCAAGTTGCGGCAAGTGGCGGTGCAGCAGGGTGTACTGCAGGATGTAGAAGATCAACAGGGCCGGCAGGTGCAGTGCGGCGCTGCGTCGGGTCAACGGCCGTTTGTGCCGAAGGGTGAACAGGGCAGCGCAAATCCCGAAGATGGCCAGCTGGGCTGTCTGGTAGAAAAGCGCTGCCTGCCATGGGTCGCCGGCGGTTCGGCGCCAGATAATATCGAAGCCCGCGATGGCGAGATAGAGGGCCAGCAGGTAGTGGCGACGGCGGCCGGTAAACAGCGAGAAGATACAGAAAACGACGCTCCAGGCGGAAAAATAGAGCATCAAAGGCCAAATCTGATGCGTTGTGTTGCGGATCAAAAAGGGCGCCGCATACGAGCCGCCGATGGCAAACAACGCATACAGGTTGCTATCGAACAGGTGGCACAGCCAGAGGGAAAAAAGACAGGTTAGGACCACTCCGAGACCGGCAACGCCGCTGCCGATAAGATCGTAGTAAAGGTGGGCCGCATAGATCGCGAGAAACAGGATGACGATACCTGCGGCAGGCAGCAGCGATGCATAGCTGCGATCTTTCTTACGCAGATAGAGTCCCGTCGTAATAAGGGCCAGTCCGCCCAGCATGGCAAGCCCGATCCGCATCTGCGGAGAGAGCGACAGCCAGCCGCTGTCGTAGGCCAGTTTGATCAGATAAGCCGCTGCCAGCACCAGGGCCAGGGAGCCTCCCAGTCCGAGGAGTCGGGTGATGATGCCACTCTGAGGTGATGGTGCGGGTTTTTGTGCAGGGGCGGGAGGGGCCGTCGGGGGTGTGGCAGGACCGGAGGGTGGAGCAGATTGGCCGGCTTTTCCGCTGGTCGGGGGATGGAAGGAAAACGTTTCCTGGGGGGGCTCGGGCGGCGTTGGCTTCAAATTGAGGTGCTGCTCAAGCTTTTCAAGACGGGCTTCCAGTCTTGCCAGGCGCTGATCCAGGCTTTCCATATGCTCATCCTTCCGGGATTTGAAGGCTTATTCGGCCAGCAGTTTGTACAGGCGCTCCTTGGCTGCAGGGTTTTGCATGAAGATTTTATCCAGCTTGTTGCAGGGAAAGTCGGAGCAGATGGCACAGATAGGTTGTCGGTTGCGCTGAGCGCACAAGCGAATCTCGCAATCCCCAGCAAGAATATTGGCGGTGCTGCCCTCCGATCGGCAACCGGTACAGCGGTCGCTTTCGCTTGCGGCGGCATGAAAC
This DNA window, taken from Syntrophotalea carbinolica DSM 2380, encodes the following:
- a CDS encoding DUF1847 domain-containing protein, whose translation is MHTAPLETPALDEEQQRCLDSYNESDLHLMALADAAKGKGLNRIEEIVRFARAAGYSRLGIAHCVAVKDAGMRLEEMLVQAGFEITRIDCKVCKLPAAAVTANGRGIACNPIGQAQRLAEADTQLNISMGLCLGHDLLFHKHSQAPVTNLIVKDRTNGHHPLLALIP
- a CDS encoding DUF2339 domain-containing protein, producing MESLDQRLARLEARLEKLEQHLNLKPTPPEPPQETFSFHPPTSGKAGQSAPPSGPATPPTAPPAPAQKPAPSPQSGIITRLLGLGGSLALVLAAAYLIKLAYDSGWLSLSPQMRIGLAMLGGLALITTGLYLRKKDRSYASLLPAAGIVILFLAIYAAHLYYDLIGSGVAGLGVVLTCLFSLWLCHLFDSNLYALFAIGGSYAAPFLIRNTTHQIWPLMLYFSAWSVVFCIFSLFTGRRRHYLLALYLAIAGFDIIWRRTAGDPWQAALFYQTAQLAIFGICAALFTLRHKRPLTRRSAALHLPALLIFYILQYTLLHRHLPQLAPWIALASVIVVGICYLVPRLLLKRELPGGRLILFCYGSLALVHAGYLELMPQNWRPWLALLALPALAVWFVTSKRNLFTDWALLAAIGLMWLVNFSRTIGNDLPAHVSGLQILPLLHAAELYAGYALLRKQHRMERVLGGVLVYLGHFAAMAAAWQILQSSLGVSLAWGLLALVCLGLALPLRDRILGHSSLLLFAFSALKVLFNDLAGAAPPVRIGCLLVVGVTLYAGGWLYRYIEQLSPPKT
- a CDS encoding DUF3795 domain-containing protein, which gives rise to MLGYCGRDCEDCESFHAAASESDRCTGCRSEGSTANILAGDCEIRLCAQRNRQPICAICSDFPCNKLDKIFMQNPAAKERLYKLLAE